Below is a genomic region from Balaenoptera acutorostrata chromosome 9, mBalAcu1.1, whole genome shotgun sequence.
CTCCCTGAGGAACCAGAAATTACTCTTCGTGGTTTGAAGGCACTCAGAGAggacgggggaggggagggggggaggggagagctgaccctcctccctcctccagtctcTGCCAGGTCCCAGGCTACCTCTGGGTCTCTGTGCCACAAAGACCTGCCTGTGAGCCCTCTGGGAGGCTCAGAGCCCCGTCTCGGGTGGAGCCACTGTTTTGGAGCCATGGGGTTGGAGTGCTGGGTCAGCAGAGGCGTGTGGCCAGTGGCCCGAGGGCTGCCGTGTGTGACACGGTGGTTGGCCACAGAAGGCCTCGGCCATCCTGAGCTCAGATCTTGGCTGCCGGCCGCTGTGGCGGCTGCTTCTGCAGCTGGGCCAGCGTGTCGCGCTTCTCAATGGAGCGCAGCTGCTGCTTCTTCGCCCGCTTGAGCTTGGTGGGGTTTCGGATCTGGGGGAGGTTGAAGGGAGGGCATTAGCATGGCTGGAGTCTCTGCCCTGCTCCCCAGGGAAAGGGAGGCCACCGCGGGGGCCTGGGACTGCGGCACGAGCGGGGGCCGTGAAGCAGGGGCGCCGGGGCGTCTGGAACACGACACTCAGCCTGGCCGTGTCCCGTCCCGCAAGCAGGGCAATGCTCACCACTTGCACGATCTCCGCCTTCCGCTCGTTCTCCAGGCGGCGTTTCAGGTTCTCGGCGCGGCGCTGCTTCTTCTCCTGGACACACAGGGGAAGGGCATTGGGTCTGGGAGCCAACCGAGGCGGCCCTGGTCTCCCAGGCAGTGAGAGGTGACAGAATTCCCAGGGAGGAGGGCAAAAGGCCCACTTATCCCGGCTCCGGGTCGTTCCTGGTGCTTGGGGGTGGAGAGCCAGCAAGGAACCATCCCTGTGCCCCTGGGACCAGCACCTACAGGCCCACTGTGGTGGGAAGTTCCTGGCTTCACCTGAGAAGGGGGGCGCCTGGTCAGGCGGCTGAGGACGGGGGCTTAGTCGACACTGGGgttggagggggcggggcggggtaaGACACAGGTGGCGCCCCACCCGGAAACTCAGGCCCATGCAGACAGTGGTTCCCCTTACCACGCCCCTCATCAACTGCCCGGGGAGAAGGGGTGGCTGGCCCTTTCCCTCATTCCCGTCGTCTCAGAGTCCCCCCTCTCCCCCTGAAGCCCACGAGCCCCTAGAATGCAAGGGCTGGTCTCCTGAGGTTCACCCTGGCGCAGGGCTGGGAAGGGCCGAGGCTGCAGAGAAGAGGCTCCGGAGCCATCTGGTCCCGGTTTGAATCCCGACTCTGCTACttcctaaatgtgtgaccttggccaagtggTTTAAGCTCTGTGCCTCAACCTCCCATCTTTAAAGTGAAGATGATTACCTAAGATTGTTTTGAAgactaaatgaatgaacacacatACAGGGCTTGGAATAGCACTGGCCCACCGGGAACACTCAGAAGAGGAACATAGACAGAGTCTTCCTTGGGAACGACTACGCCAACTGCTGTCCctggtggggcagggcagggacggTGGCCCCAAGGCTGTGTGTGGTCAGGGGCCTCCCTCGGCTTTGGCAACACAGGGTAGAAGGGGTGGCTTGGGCCCGCGGGGAGAAAGGAGAAGTGACACTTGAGCTCCCGCAGGCGCAGGGGAaggtctgggctgggggctgggcaggggcaccTCTAAAGGGGACGGTGACAAGAAGGTTCTCTCTTGCCCAAGAGGGAGCCAGGGCCACACAGGAAGCTAGATAAGGCCTCAGCACGAGGCGGCGGCCACACAGTCTGCAGGGCCTCGGCCATAGGCCAAGCTGGGGCAACTCAAAGCAGGGGACAGATGACCAAGTGGCTGACCCACCCCCTCCCTTCATGGCCAGGGAGGGACTGCAGGCTGGGGGCGAGGTGTCTGACTCCTCCGGTGGCCCGGGGACCACGAGGCGAGTGACGTCCCACTGAGCAGTCCGCTCCTGGTGGATCTACATCACCACCTCCCTGTCTGCCTGCTGGGGCTTCCTGGCGACTAGAGAGGTTGGGCGTGAACCTCTAACAGGGCACCCGTGGCCCTGGGATGAGCGTGAGGGAGAGCTGGACGGACGCGCAGGCCGCCCACTTCGCTGATGTGTTGCTGATGCCAGCAACACCCGGATGAGGCCTCCCATCTGTATGCCTTTCCCACCCTTCCCCGGGGCCCCCAGGCTGGAGAACGGCTCTTGACCgagtcccccccacccctgcctggccGGCCCCTCACCTGCCGGCGCCGCTCCTTCTCCTCCTGCAGGTGCCGGGCAAAGTCCTTGGTCTGCTTTCTCTCCTGCCGGTCCTTCATCTTCTGCTGCCAGGATGTGCGCAGGGGCTTGTCCTGAACCATCTGGGAGAACCTGGATGGGGGAGACTGAGTGCTCTTGGGGTCCGCAGGATGCCCCGGTGCCCTCCCTCTGCGCCTTCTTCCCTACCTGCCTGCTTGCCCGGCAGTTGACCCTCCGGGTCTGTAGAAACATGGAGCAGGAAAGGGCCCTGATCACGCCCACTGCCATTTCTTAAGCCCTGGTTATGTGCCTGAGGTGGGAACTCCTGTTCCCTCCAGTTTATAGAGGAGCAAACAAAGACTCAGCGAAGTTAAGTAACGGCCCAAGGTCACCTTGCTCCTGAGCAGCAGTCTGTGACCAGAGCCCAGGCCACACGGCCTCCACCACCAAGCTCCGCTGCTGCGGCCGCGCGCAGAGGGCTGGGCGTGGACGCCTCTGGAGAGGGGGCCCATTTCATCTCAGAACAGTGCAAATGGTCACGGTCCCCTGCAGTGATTCAGAACCTCTCTCCCAGCAGGGGAAATGTGAAAATGGAGTGGGTGCTAGGGAACATCGGGGAAGTCTTGATTTCCTAAAGAGTGATGGTGACACGGTCACAGGAGAAGCGAGATTACCTCTGTAAGAACGCACACTGCCAGGATCTAGGGGTGGGATGAGAAATCTAGGACGTGCTGTAAAACATTCCGGGAAGATGGAAAAACGTCAAGGAGCAAGAGGAAACTAGACCAGGAAAATGCTGAGGGCTGCTGAGACTGGTGGTGAGGGCTTGGGGGTTCAGGCAGCCGTGCCGCCCCTTTTCTGTAAGCTTTCTCCTTGAACGATTTGAAGCCTGTTCAGGTGTCCCACGGGCCTTCTTTCCCCCTCAGCAGTTCCTCTCGTAGTGGCCTTTCCGCCTCCCTCAATAATTTCTTGACTTTCAAAAGAGCTCCTGTTTACCCACGTCCCCTCTATCATGCCCCAAGCGGTCACAGCAGTGGGCTGCAGTGGGCACCGGGCAGAGCCCATTCCCGTCCCTGGGGAAGGTCAATACGGCTCTTCCGGTTCATCTTGCCCCTTTCTTGCTCCACAGGAGTCTGCACATACAGCCTGGACCCTGACCCCAGGCCTGTCCGTCCTCAGTCTGgttctgcctcccccctcccacccctcctccccagttcTGCCTGCCTGACCCCAGCACACACCCCActgttccttctccctctccccttacGTGGAGACAAGAACCGTGCCCATCACAAAGGGTGGTGGGAGGATTAATGGCTCACGGCCCgagaagcacttagcacagtgctctgcatatagtaggtgctcagtgaatccACCCTTCAGAGAAGGGAGACGGTGCACCCAGGGAGGACTGGGCAGAAGGTGGCATTAGGCCTGGGCaaggggggtggggcggggtgggtgggtgggtgtgtgctTCCCAGCCTCGGCTCCCTCCCCCCGCATGCCCCCTTTTGCTGGGACACCTGTGCAGCAGGTGCTGCCCCCGCTGTCTCGGGCTCACTCACCAACTGCTGAAGCTGCTTCCTCAAAGGTCCCAAACATCCATTCAACAGCCCCTCTGGCCCTTATCCACAGGCCTGGCGCCGCTTCTGAAGGTGCTTTAATTCTACTGCAGCAGCTTCCTTACTGGTCTCCCTggtctcccctctgccctcctaaCGGTCTGTTCTCCACAGGCCAGACCGGTCCTTGCAGAGGTCAGATCGTGTCACTCTTTTGCTCAACACCCCGCATGGCTCTCACGCTCACTCAGGTCCCTGCAAGCGCCCACGTGGGCCCACGTGACCTGGCCCCGTGACCACTCTGACCTCACTCACCTCCTACCGCTCCCCTTGTGCCCAGTGACGAGGCCTCTGGACTGTTTCTCAAACACAAGAGCACACACGTGCCTCTGGCCTTTCTGTTCCCCTTGCCTGGATACTCTTTCCCAATATGTTCATTCAGGCCTCTGCTCACATCCCTGTGGCAGTGAAGCTATCTCTAATCACTGTGACAACGCCCGGCACCTCTTGCTTTGTTATTTTCCTGTATTGCCCTAATTActgatttatgtatatattacgTGTTGGTTACCCATTTCTCACAACTAGAATGTTTTGTTTATAGCCACGTTTACCCCCAGATCCTAGCTCAATGAAATATAaactggttgaatgaatgaactaccTTCTGTTCTCATTCATCTACTTGTTCGACTCAGTGCCTAAcatgtgctgggctctggggaggaTCGAGCCTTTGTAGGTAAATCCTCACTCTCCTGGAGCCTCTGGTCTAGAGGGGAAGCTAGCAGCTGACAAGAATCACACACGTAAACAAGCATTTGTGCAAATGGGGGTGTCACAAAAGAGAGATACAAGGTACAATGACAACATATAGCTTGGGGACTTAACCCTGGTTGGGTTGGACAAAGAGGGCTTTTCCCAGGGGGTGATGTTTAAGGGGAGCCCTGGGAGATGAGCAGGGAATGGCCAGGGGAGGAGCCTTTcaacagaaggaacagcatgtgcaaaggccctgagctgGGAGGGAGCATCATCTACAGGGGGCACACAGCGGGGAGGTCAGTGTGGGAGACTCTTGGTGATGGCGGTGATGGCAGAGAtggcagaggagaggaagaagtctGGAGCGCAGCTCCAAGCAAACAACAGGAAGCTGGGAAGCATTTCAGCTCGGGCACGAAGCTGGGACAAAACACCCTTTCTCTTGCTTCTCGGTGTCCTCTGCTGACCCTCTCTTCTGGCCTGTGTGGCGGAGCAGCCTCCTCACGCTCAGTGagctcctccccccccccccccccacctcccgggtACCAGGACTCCAGGCTCCCACACTCAACTTGCTCACCATCCTCTTCCCACTGGGACCAACCTCTTCATCTGGTCCCACATGGCCATCAGTGGCCCCACCATTCTCTGGGACCTGCTGGGACCGAGGTGGAGGGGCAGCGCCACCACCCACTTCTCCAAGTCCAACAGTCgctccatcttcaaagtctcTGATTGGTGACTTGTAGGAAATCACTCCCTAAGTTtcagtttcttctctgtttgaggggggaggggcttgggggaggggaataATGCCCACCGCCTTGGGGTTTAGGGGTTCAGCAAAATGACATCTGCAAAAAGCCTAGCACAAAGCTTGACACACAGTCATCCCTTAGTAAATGTCCGCTTCTCCCGTAAAATCACTGCCCTCCCCTATGGGCCCTCACAGCCACGAACTGCTGTCTGCCCAGTGGTTCCCAGTAGCTAAAACATGAACTGgaccccacctctccttcctgGCAGCCTAAACATTTCCTTCTTCACTTGCACCTCTTTGTTCCTTCACTCAACAAGCATTTAACTGAGCACTTACTGCCCGCAGCACAGAAAGACAAGACCTCATGCCTACCCTTtagaagggatagttagggagtttgggatggacgtgtacacactgctctatttagaacagataaccaacaagggcctactgtagagcacagggaactctgctcaatagtatgtaacaacctaaatgggaaaagaatttgaaaaagaatagatacatgtatatgtataacaatcactttgctgtacacctgaaattaacacaacaatgtTAATCAAccatgctccaatataaaataaaagttaaaaaaaaaaaaaaagaaggttgcaATTCAGTGCAGGGCGGTTCTACAGAGCACAGGTAAAGGGCTTTCACGCAGACTTTGGAATCAGATCTGTGTTCAGGTCCTGCCTCTACCACACATTTAGCCTCCCTGAGTCTCAGCGTCCTCATATGTAGAATGAGGATAATCCTAATGCCTGCTGCTTCATAGAGCTCATGGGCAGCTTAAATGCCAAGAAGCATGCTGCTCCCTGTTTGACAGGCCCTTCCCCCGGCCAATCCATACGAGAGCACTTAGCAGCGTCCTATATACTCAGCGCTTGGTAGTGCCTTTTATCAAAAAGGCAAATAACTGTAACAGATAATGGTGGATGAAGACCTCACTGCTGGTTTACTTGCTTCTGCCCCCTTACTAGAGAGGGCAGAGACAAggataaatgcgtgttgaatgaACACACAGATGAGGTGCTATCCAGGGGTCCTTTAAGGGCACCCCTCCCTGAGATTCCAGCGCATTTTACCACATTCTGGTTATAATTACCTCTCTGTGTGACTCCTCCAGTGATGTGAGATCTCTCACACCTACGGGCTATCTCCAGGCTGCACCCAGGCTCCAGCACCACACAGAACCCCATCCCTGCCCAGCTGGCCCCCACCTCACCTCTTCTTTGAGCGGTCCTTCCACACCCGCCCAGACTTGGGCTTCCCCTTCGGGATTTTAGGAACCTCCTCCTTCTTCGGTTTCTTGGACGCTGGGGCCTGGGCTGAAGAACCTTCTCGCTTCTTTGGCCCGAGGCCGTCTCTCTCCGGCTGCCCGGCCGGCGGGGGCTTGCTCGGCTCACGCTGATCCCGTGGGGAGCCGGGCGACTGGGGTGTCAGCTCCTGTAGTGGCTGAGAGGGCTCGGGACCCGGCGCTTGCTGACCGGGGGAAAGCTCTAGTGACCCTGGGCTCGGCTGCAACTGATGTCGGGGGGACCCCGCGGTCGGCTCCTCCTTACTCTTGGGCAACTCCGAATCCGCTTCTTCTCGGTCCTGGGAAAACTTTGGTGACTCCCCACTTGGCTTTGGCTGCCGTCGGAGGGATTCAGGACTCGATTCCGGCTGTCTTTGGGGCGACTCCAGGCCTGGGTCTCGCTGACGCTGGGGCGACCCTGGGTCCGGCTCTGGCTGCTTTCGGGGAGACCCCAAGCATGCCCCCTCCCGTAGACTGGGTGATCCCGGGCTTGTCTCCGGCTGATGTCTGGGAGACTCCAGGCCAGGTGGCCGCACACTCCGAGGAGACCCGggctccctcctttcttctgggTTCGACTCGAACTCCACAAGGGCCCGTCTCGCCCGCAGAACGGAGATGGGGTTCTCGGGGGATTCAGGCTTTAGTCCTTCCAGCCGCCGGCTGCGCCTCAGCGGCGTATCCATGGTCCGGACAGAGTTTCTAAACGCGAGCCCACGTGCAGTCTCTGGGACTACCGGCGCCGTCCTATGACGTCATAACCCCGCCACGTCTGCGCCGGGCAGGAGAGGCTGTTGCCTCGGAGGCCATGTTGGTGATGGGCGAAGAGGCGCGGGGAGGAGTCCGGGGAGAGCGGGTCGTACTAGGCGCATGCGCAAAGCGCTTTGGGGCTTTTACCTGTGATTGAAGAATGAGTCCCAGCTTGAGATCCGTATTCACCTTCCCTGCGAGCCCAGCCTCCCGGGGGGAAAGAGAGTGTGCAGGCGGAAAAAGGTAGAAGGGGTCCCATTTTCGGGAGAGAAGAGGATTGGAAAAAGATCCAGGGAGCCTGTAGGCAAGGCTGGATGGAAACTTTGCTGCTAACTCACTTCTTTACCGCTAACTCAGCTTCAGCGCTGAGCACAGCCCCACCTGCTGAGTCACTGCCGACAGGACACTGGAGCAGGAGTGAGAGTATCAGAGTATCAGAGTATCAGATGGGCCCCAGGGTGTCTTGACTGACGATCAAGAGGAGGTGAGGAGGAGGAAAACCCAGGCAAGGTTCCTGGAGGATGGAAAAATGGATTGAGGATCCCTTAACACCTCTCACCCCTTGGCTGGTGCCACACAGCATCCAGAATGCACCCCGATGAGTTTAGCCTGTTGAAATCACCTCCCTAAGGGTAAGGCGATGGCACGGCTTCTTCACTATCCTTAGAGGTTGTCAGAATTAGTTGCACCCTTGTGCTGTAATCCTGTGTCAGTCCCTGCCTTCCTGGCCGCTCTCAGAGGCTCCATCTGCAGGCTCAGCGGCCTTGGGCCCCTTGCTCCTGGACCAAGGAAATCCTTGCAGTGAGGCTTTGTCTCAGTGCCCCAGCCCAGCAGTGCAGCTCCCCGCTGCAGAAGCAGCTCAGACCCCTCCTTGGCCAGCTCTTCCAACTCCCAATTCTCAGTTCCTTAAatcccctgccccagcctggccGCCTAAATGGCCCGCCACTCAGATCCACACCTGGCATGCATTACCAGGGCTGTGGAGGAGGCACGCCACCTCACTGTCCTGCCCTACCCTGGGTCCCCTCAGCTCTCCTGGCTTCCTGAGCACCCGTCCTCAGCTGGAGGGATCACTCTCGAATGCCAATTGGATCGTATCCTGGTTCCGCTTAAAATACTTCAGAGGGTGATCTCAGGTCCCTGCCAGGTGATGTAAGAGCAGGGGATGCTTTACAGACATCCTTCAGATCAGGTGAGGAGACCCCCTAGTCAGTGGAGGCATCAAGCGATCTCTGGCCCAGAACCATCCCTTCCACCCAGGCTCAGTCTGTCATTGTCATTATAAATGGTGTGCAGGGGCCCAGGGGACACTCCTGAATTTTTCAGAAAAGGTTGGTGTGACAGTTGCTATTGGAACTCTGTTCTCATATGCTCTTTGTCTTTCTACTGCAGGCatcccagcctcctgccctcGGGGGAAAGGATGCTGAGGGGGGTGGGTCTTCTATAGTCTCCCAGAGGCCCCAGCAGgattgagcctcagtttctacgAAGGCAACCTGGTCATTCATGCACCTTCTTTTGGCTTCTCCCCTGTTCCTGTCTCAGCTTCCCACTCCCTTATAGGTGCTTGCTGgggtcattttcttcctttctttctttcttccttccttccttccttccttccttccttccttcctttctttctttcttttttggcggcgccgtgtggcatgtgggatcttagttccccgaccaggcaatggaacccgtgccccctgcatgggagtgaggagtcttaaccactggaccaccagggaagtccccttgctgGGGTCATTTTCTGAATAGACTATTTGCATTTAAATCCTTGTCTCAGAGTCAGCTGTGGAGGAACCCAGCCAAAAACACTGGGACAAGCAATTATTGGACCAGGCATTCTTTCAAGTGCTCTATATGTACaaacccatttaatcctcacaaccaccctgtgAGGCAGGTGCTGTTGTTattactcccatttcacagataaagaaaactgaggcacagagaggatggGACACTTgtaaaggtcacacagcagagaaATGGTGGAGGTGGGATCCACATGTGGGCTTCTGACTGCAGAGCCACAGCACTTAAGAGTAAATCTCCCTGTTATCCATgtaagaaaaccaaggcacagaaaagCTAAGCtgtttgcctaaagtcacacagctctaCATCGATGAGCAAGGACTACATTTCCGGTGCTGACAAGCTTAGTTGCCTTGCACCTGTCCCTCCCGTGGGCCTCCCTCACCCGTTGCTCACACTGATCTTGGTCTGCGCACTGGGAGATGCTCGGTGCCAGGTCGCCTCAGGGGCCTGCCGAGGCTCTGTGTGCGCACGCGCGGGGCGGAGTATGCTGAATCAGCAATACCAGGCTTGTTTATGTAACCTGAGATCTGCTGACTGAAGGAAACTGCGTGCCCACAGATGACGGAAGATACAGATCAGGTGTTCTTCTTGGAGCCATTGAGCCTCCATCCAGCCACAGGTGCTGTGGTTGAGAGGGTTTGACCTATCAGGTTTGAGATGTCAGGAACCTGTATCCCTGTATCCTCTGCTCAGCACCAAGATCAGAGGTGGCTGGGGAATGGGTCCTGGCAGTCACCAGACGCACTCCTTGAGCACTTGCTTAGTGCCGGGCCTCCCCTGGGTGCTCATTAATCCCCTGGGACGTCGGTGCAGGAGGGTGATTGCAGCACGTGCTGGATGAGCGTTTGCTGTATAAGTGAACGGGCAGGGAGGAACATCCGCGGTTTACCAACAAGGAAATCCAAGGCTGGGACAGGCTGTGATCTGGCACAGGGTGACCCAAGGAGAGGGTGCAAGGTGCAAGGTCAGGGCTGGAACTCGGGGCTTCCTGACTCTAAACCCAAGCGCTCACTCTCACATGCGTTGTGCTCAGGAGTAGGAGACGGGGGCTGAGGATGTGTAAGGACTTCCTCGGTCTGGGAGGGTGGATCTGGCGACTGGGACATCGCTGAGTGTGGCTGGAGTGAGAGCAGGGCCCCGATGAGGCGGAGGCATCACTGGACTTGAGCTGCCCATGCCTGCCCTTCACTGGGTCACATGGGTCCAGGCTGCTCTCTGTTCCACTCAGGGTTCTCAAGTATTTGAAGACAGTTTTCCTGAAGCTTCCCCAGAATTGTCTTTTATCCTGGCTGAATATCTGCTCCTGCAGCTGTCTCTCCCACAGTGGTCAGTCTGTGGGGAAGACACTGGTTCTCTACAGCCTTCCAGACCGTGGTGTCCAGAGCTCCTGCAGGCACCCAGGGTTGATGGTCCCACAGAGAGCCGAGTGGATTTGTCACCTCCCTGCTCCGTGGTCCCTCTCAGTATGGCCAGGCACCCACCCTCTTTCTCAACAGTGAGCTGCCAATTGAAACACTGGTTCCAGCTGCCGATCCCAGGATCCTGGACGTGAGCTGTTGGCTTTTCTAGACAAGTGCGGGATGTGTCATTTGGCCATGCTACATTTTGCTTTGACCTCTCTGGAGACCCGGTTCTCCTCCTTCAATCTTTGCTGCCCTCTCCTCCTGTGGGCGTGTGAACAGCTGCTCTGGGCACCGTGAATCGGGCTTTCCTGAGAACCTGCAACAAGAGCGAGGTTATCATGTCTGTTCTTATCATGGGTTCTTATCTTGGAGGTTCATCTTTTCTGCGCATTCCCAGCAGCTGGCAAGGAGTTTCAGATCCTcaagaggagggggcagagaCCTCAGCAGAGGGGCCAGGGGGAAGGACGGGCAGGAGTGGCACCTGGGACCCCTGGGCGTTGCCAGGGTGCAGAGACGCTGACTTGACTGGGAAGGGACCCCTTTGCAAAGCTCTCGTGAACCCGCAAAGCTTATCTCCTGATCCCCTCACAGCATCTGCAGGTTTTGCTGAAACAGGAAGGGGTGGATGCGCTACTGCCGGTGCGACAAgacctctctctgccctcccaCGCCCCCGGGCCCTTGCCAGCTTCCACAGTCTGGTCTCCTGCCCTGGGCAGGCCAAGGAAGGGAGCgcaggggtgggctggggaatAAACACCTGTGCCAGGTGGGAGGAAGATACCCCAAGAAGGGGGGCATGGCAGCTCATGCCACCTCTCACCCTCACCCCAATGTGTCCAAtagcaatgcttctcaaacttgggTGGGCATCAGAATCACATAGAAGACATGTTAAAAGCCAGACTTCTGGACCCAAACTCCAGACATgatgattcagtaggtctggggtgggcctggGGTTCTGCATTTCTACAAGCTCCCTGGTGATGCTGATGTTGGTACGTGGACCGCACTTAGGGGAGCTGCGTCCTGCTGGAGGGGGTGAGAGATTTCCTGTTTCACCTTCGTGGACGGGGCTGGGGCTGAGTTTCCCATCATCCTACCACCATTTactcattcaccaaatattgatTGAAGATTTACTCTGAGAGGCACTAGGAGTACAGCAGGGGGCAGGGCAGTTGTGGTCCCTGCCTCGATGGCAC
It encodes:
- the CCDC86 gene encoding coiled-coil domain-containing protein 86, giving the protein MDTPLRRSRRLEGLKPESPENPISVLRARRALVEFESNPEERREPGSPRSVRPPGLESPRHQPETSPGSPSLREGACLGSPRKQPEPDPGSPQRQRDPGLESPQRQPESSPESLRRQPKPSGESPKFSQDREEADSELPKSKEEPTAGSPRHQLQPSPGSLELSPGQQAPGPEPSQPLQELTPQSPGSPRDQREPSKPPPAGQPERDGLGPKKREGSSAQAPASKKPKKEEVPKIPKGKPKSGRVWKDRSKKRFSQMVQDKPLRTSWQQKMKDRQERKQTKDFARHLQEEKERRRQEKKQRRAENLKRRLENERKAEIVQVIRNPTKLKRAKKQQLRSIEKRDTLAQLQKQPPQRPAAKI